The Thermocrinis ruber genome has a window encoding:
- a CDS encoding CRISPR-associated helicase/endonuclease Cas3, translated as MEKIQNLLKELWAKDDGTNIREHTDKLLENLQKLRDHYRKEIEELIPKCLPAKLKEKFWEILELACEYHDYGKIHCKFQEKLGNKSVKPIKGLPEVRHNLLSPVFVNVEDELIRKIVRLLVLHHHPVEVEEVSIESVERVLKEEFKFENNPIRFMLRKKEEDYLRDNVAKMFKIPVDGLIPYYRLLKGLLLRIDHSSSSKHAQDVEDIPPDDTLSFVDEFFRQKGSSPNQMQTFVRENRDKNLVIIAPTGAGKTEAGFIYIQKKGFFMLPYRVSANGIYMRAEGMFRNYAGLLHSSALSYVFEREEDREDIQNNQEGVAFLNYFLSRNFAKPIIISTPDQLMHFVFRYKGFEKYYATALYSRLVIDELQSYDPITLAFIVQGLEVLAQNGGKFLVMTATFPEFLRERFERMGVEFKTFNTQKKPYHHVQVIDDSIDNYVEKMIELSQKAKVLVVVNTVRKAIELKKKFKEAGLQNVKLLHSRFILKDRKEKEKEIMKFFNSQEKGLWITTQLAEVSLDLDADYLFTELSTADSLIQRIGRCNRKGQKPTNQPNVFIFTKDCSGVGPVYYKHLHESTLRNLKDGLWDWNFKWDLVEKVYSKSALYGTKYWEKFRKAENYIKSLWEGADSLIRSKSEAQDLFRDINAVQVIPEKFREKVESLIQEWEKAKGDFVRRAKLLSDILEYSFSLPAWSIRELEKQKIHDRLGIYYIEGDYNEDTGFVLKPTADTEEVENII; from the coding sequence ATGGAGAAAATTCAGAATCTGCTTAAAGAACTTTGGGCAAAGGATGACGGAACCAACATAAGAGAGCACACAGATAAGCTTTTAGAAAACCTACAAAAACTCAGGGATCACTACAGAAAGGAAATAGAAGAGCTTATACCAAAGTGTCTTCCTGCTAAGCTAAAAGAAAAATTCTGGGAAATCTTAGAGCTTGCCTGTGAGTATCACGATTATGGCAAAATACACTGTAAATTTCAGGAAAAGCTTGGAAACAAAAGCGTAAAACCTATAAAGGGACTTCCGGAGGTAAGGCACAATCTTTTATCTCCTGTGTTTGTGAATGTGGAGGATGAACTTATCCGAAAAATTGTTAGGCTTTTGGTTTTGCACCATCATCCTGTGGAAGTGGAAGAGGTTTCTATAGAAAGTGTGGAAAGAGTGTTAAAAGAGGAGTTTAAATTTGAGAACAACCCTATAAGGTTTATGCTGAGAAAGAAGGAGGAGGATTATTTAAGGGACAATGTTGCAAAGATGTTTAAAATTCCCGTGGATGGGCTTATCCCATATTACCGCCTTTTAAAAGGACTACTTCTTCGTATAGACCATTCAAGCAGTTCAAAACATGCGCAGGACGTAGAGGATATACCGCCTGATGATACATTAAGCTTTGTGGATGAGTTTTTCAGACAAAAGGGTAGTTCTCCCAATCAGATGCAAACCTTTGTCCGAGAAAACAGAGACAAAAATCTTGTGATAATAGCACCAACAGGTGCAGGTAAGACGGAAGCGGGCTTTATCTATATTCAAAAGAAAGGCTTTTTTATGTTGCCTTACAGAGTTTCAGCCAATGGCATCTATATGAGGGCAGAGGGAATGTTTAGAAATTATGCAGGACTTTTACACTCAAGTGCCTTAAGCTACGTGTTTGAAAGGGAAGAAGACAGAGAGGACATCCAAAATAATCAAGAAGGCGTAGCTTTTCTTAACTACTTCCTTTCTCGCAACTTTGCCAAGCCCATAATCATATCCACTCCAGACCAACTTATGCACTTTGTTTTTAGGTATAAGGGCTTTGAAAAGTACTATGCAACTGCCCTTTACTCAAGGCTTGTGATTGATGAACTTCAATCCTACGACCCTATCACATTAGCTTTTATAGTGCAAGGTTTGGAGGTTTTAGCCCAAAATGGTGGAAAGTTTTTGGTTATGACAGCAACATTCCCTGAGTTTTTGAGGGAAAGGTTTGAAAGAATGGGAGTGGAGTTTAAAACTTTCAACACCCAGAAAAAACCATACCATCATGTTCAGGTTATAGACGATAGCATAGACAATTATGTGGAGAAAATGATAGAGCTTTCCCAGAAGGCTAAGGTGCTTGTGGTGGTAAACACTGTAAGAAAGGCAATAGAGTTAAAGAAAAAATTTAAAGAGGCTGGACTTCAAAACGTAAAGCTACTACACAGCAGGTTCATACTCAAAGACAGAAAGGAAAAGGAAAAAGAGATAATGAAATTCTTTAATAGCCAAGAAAAGGGCTTGTGGATTACCACTCAGCTTGCGGAGGTCTCTTTGGACCTTGATGCGGACTATCTTTTCACGGAACTTTCCACTGCGGACAGCTTGATACAGAGGATAGGAAGGTGCAACAGAAAAGGACAAAAACCAACCAATCAACCTAACGTGTTTATATTCACAAAAGACTGTTCAGGGGTGGGTCCTGTGTATTACAAACATCTGCACGAGAGCACTTTAAGGAACCTTAAAGACGGGCTGTGGGATTGGAATTTTAAATGGGATCTTGTGGAAAAGGTTTATTCAAAGTCCGCTTTGTATGGCACCAAATATTGGGAGAAGTTTAGAAAGGCAGAGAACTACATAAAGAGCCTTTGGGAGGGAGCGGATAGTCTTATAAGGAGCAAATCGGAGGCACAAGATCTTTTTAGGGATATAAACGCAGTGCAGGTTATTCCCGAAAAGTTTAGAGAAAAGGTAGAAAGCCTAATTCAAGAGTGGGAAAAGGCTAAGGGAGATTTCGTAAGGAGAGCAAAGCTTTTAAGCGACATCCTTGAATACAGCTTTTCTCTTCCCGCATGGTCTATTAGAGAGTTAGAAAAACAGAAGATCCACGATAGACTTGGCATATACTATATAGAGGGAGACTACAACGAAGACACGGGCTTTGTGCTAAAGCCTACCGCAGACACAGAGGAGGTGGAGAACATTATATAA
- the cas5b gene encoding type I-B CRISPR-associated protein Cas5b, whose product MECLRVKLYTPTGIFKNPLSIKGIEIYPLPPYSTIIGLIYRAMGRKWNGEYFQISIQGDYQAIYRDYVWFKKHNFKDKELSRLPLQVPILYNLWLLIHIKASEELLNEIENGLKEPKELLFLSGGEYPVKVEEVKRVKCFEKRLSEEETITLNYNAYIPKEFKEKISLSGTGEGVLFSLSYFYKNSQKPKTYSWIDAYYLQKGTEICGSLILDEDNNPVFLAEPTTKEIKKSEGEEYVRFYAGNWLMASACVGVLKVLENAGEDIKKYVEERTLKIPKSLWENLPELYADYLLKDKESVKRSLEDSYRQKAADSNPYNTLIYSRLRDFHSNSPFTNQSHEYIKRLKGVYSENLEEVLGKVKESFLEAYKKLLATTKDLSSICFFCHERHAKNYVDATTFTPLFASLETVRNFIWDPIPICKECEFLLYFASAGFYRYVGKYLFVYVPDDLLETYRLNLILSTEKEIEQEKLSKVWSVVRYVLDLEKQKSSWVLQNIYFVEIEMVGDATANIYSFHISPNLAKAIRKLIDHYPKNLQDIFSEFLFYIYTGRSLYEFLFLMLSGFIRKESYKKLQGGTIESKILQAGRNMKYISQNLLFFINFQEVLNMNEQKGYIDRAFWAGRELKKLYKENESTQKKLEPLTYRLLEAIRRKDKEYFIHNLIRAYLEVEKEIPYLFKEALDDKNFSMIAYAFLIGLNSEEKNKEEQANDYGENSESA is encoded by the coding sequence ATGGAGTGTCTAAGGGTTAAACTCTACACTCCCACGGGGATTTTCAAAAACCCTCTTTCCATAAAGGGTATAGAGATCTATCCGCTTCCGCCCTACTCCACCATAATAGGGCTGATTTACCGGGCGATGGGAAGAAAGTGGAACGGAGAGTATTTCCAAATCTCTATTCAAGGGGATTATCAAGCTATATACCGGGACTATGTGTGGTTTAAAAAACATAACTTCAAAGACAAAGAGCTTAGCAGACTCCCATTACAGGTTCCAATTCTCTATAACCTGTGGCTTTTGATCCACATAAAGGCAAGCGAAGAACTTTTGAATGAAATTGAGAACGGTTTAAAAGAGCCAAAGGAACTTCTCTTTCTGTCGGGAGGAGAGTATCCGGTGAAGGTGGAAGAGGTAAAAAGGGTAAAGTGCTTTGAAAAGCGTCTTTCTGAAGAAGAAACAATAACACTAAACTATAACGCATACATACCAAAGGAGTTTAAGGAAAAGATTAGCCTTTCAGGCACCGGTGAAGGAGTACTTTTTAGCCTCTCTTACTTTTACAAGAATTCCCAAAAGCCAAAAACCTACTCTTGGATTGATGCCTACTACCTTCAAAAGGGAACTGAAATTTGCGGTTCTTTAATCCTTGATGAAGATAACAATCCAGTTTTCTTGGCTGAGCCGACAACAAAGGAAATAAAAAAGTCTGAAGGAGAAGAATACGTTAGGTTTTATGCAGGAAATTGGCTTATGGCAAGTGCATGCGTGGGAGTTTTGAAGGTTTTGGAAAATGCAGGGGAGGATATAAAAAAATACGTGGAAGAGAGAACTCTAAAAATACCAAAAAGCTTGTGGGAAAATCTGCCTGAGCTTTACGCGGATTATCTTCTAAAGGACAAGGAAAGTGTTAAGAGATCGTTGGAAGATTCATACAGACAAAAGGCTGCTGATAGCAATCCATACAATACACTTATATACAGCAGATTAAGAGATTTTCATAGCAATAGCCCGTTTACAAACCAATCTCACGAATATATAAAAAGGCTTAAAGGGGTTTATTCAGAAAATCTTGAAGAAGTCTTGGGAAAAGTTAAAGAAAGCTTTTTAGAAGCCTACAAAAAACTACTCGCTACAACCAAAGACCTTTCAAGCATATGCTTTTTCTGTCATGAAAGACACGCCAAAAACTATGTAGATGCTACTACTTTTACTCCACTGTTTGCAAGCCTTGAAACAGTCAGAAACTTTATATGGGATCCAATACCCATATGTAAGGAGTGTGAATTTCTACTTTACTTTGCAAGTGCAGGATTTTACAGGTACGTAGGAAAGTATCTTTTCGTCTATGTTCCTGATGATCTTTTGGAAACTTACAGGCTAAACCTAATTTTAAGCACAGAAAAGGAGATAGAACAGGAAAAACTTAGTAAAGTATGGAGCGTTGTAAGGTATGTTTTAGACTTGGAAAAACAAAAGAGCAGTTGGGTTTTACAAAACATTTACTTTGTGGAGATAGAAATGGTGGGAGATGCTACTGCAAACATATACTCCTTTCATATAAGCCCAAACTTAGCCAAAGCCATCCGTAAACTGATAGACCATTATCCCAAAAACCTTCAAGACATCTTTTCTGAATTTCTTTTCTACATCTACACGGGGCGATCCCTTTATGAATTTCTATTTCTTATGCTGTCAGGATTTATCAGAAAGGAAAGTTATAAAAAATTACAAGGAGGAACCATTGAAAGCAAAATTTTGCAGGCTGGAAGAAATATGAAATACATAAGTCAAAATTTGCTTTTCTTTATAAACTTTCAGGAGGTGCTAAACATGAACGAGCAAAAAGGTTACATTGATCGGGCTTTTTGGGCAGGAAGAGAACTAAAGAAACTCTACAAAGAAAACGAAAGCACACAGAAAAAGCTTGAACCACTTACATACAGACTGCTTGAAGCTATAAGAAGAAAGGATAAAGAATACTTCATCCACAACCTGATAAGGGCATACCTTGAGGTGGAAAAAGAAATTCCTTATCTTTTCAAGGAAGCTTTGGATGACAAAAACTTTAGCATGATTGCCTACGCCTTTTTGATAGGACTAAACTCTGAGGAGAAAAACAAAGAAGAACAAGCTAACGATTATGGAGAAAATTCAGAATCTGCTTAA